From the Natrarchaeobaculum aegyptiacum genome, one window contains:
- a CDS encoding acyl-CoA thioesterase, with product METIGDQRVRFGELSGRLVHGGTLFDWQLVSTQEFAEAYGYSFEEILADDGIPYAPVVVQTSVDRYPRTGDAITVETVPISAGDTSVELCYEVTDESGDSLMTTRIVHVTIDDEGTALELPDAVREAFIDDCVDRDPVVGPEDEPAGEESDVSFASSFDVRSPYIEGAELAYFENYPNFATIAIEHHLEANDTSLPELRGEKHPYRIRDWQWQFKSPVLFGTTLEVECDVETVSEDTIRVAQEFSTDGRTNIEAVSEYGCFDADGKPAPYDDEMLEPFL from the coding sequence ATGGAAACCATTGGCGACCAGCGGGTGCGATTTGGCGAACTCTCGGGACGGCTCGTCCACGGGGGGACGCTCTTCGACTGGCAACTCGTCTCGACGCAGGAATTTGCGGAGGCCTACGGCTACTCGTTCGAGGAGATTCTGGCCGACGACGGCATCCCCTACGCCCCCGTCGTGGTCCAGACCTCGGTCGACCGCTACCCCCGAACCGGGGACGCGATCACCGTCGAGACCGTCCCGATTTCGGCGGGCGACACGAGCGTCGAACTCTGTTACGAAGTAACCGACGAGTCCGGCGACAGTCTGATGACCACCCGGATCGTCCACGTGACGATCGACGACGAGGGGACCGCCCTCGAGTTACCCGACGCCGTCCGCGAGGCGTTCATCGACGATTGCGTCGACCGCGACCCGGTCGTCGGCCCCGAGGACGAGCCCGCCGGCGAAGAGAGCGACGTCTCCTTCGCCTCGTCGTTCGACGTCCGGAGTCCGTACATCGAGGGCGCGGAACTCGCCTACTTCGAGAACTACCCGAACTTCGCGACGATCGCCATCGAGCACCACCTCGAGGCAAACGACACCAGCCTCCCCGAACTGCGCGGCGAGAAACACCCCTACCGCATTCGCGACTGGCAGTGGCAGTTCAAATCGCCCGTCCTGTTCGGGACCACCCTCGAGGTCGAGTGCGACGTCGAGACCGTCAGCGAGGACACGATCCGAGTCGCCCAGGAGTTCTCGACCGACGGCCGGACCAACATCGAAGCAGTCTCCGAGTACGGCTGCTTCGACGCCGACGGGAAACCCGCGCCGTACGACGACGAGATGCTCGAACCGTTCCTGTAG
- a CDS encoding pyridoxal-phosphate dependent enzyme, whose amino-acid sequence MASKLTCPACERTYEAGPEEPWRCGCGHPLEFTERPYPEGDPLPLSRVDTSDGLWTFFEFLPIEPHVTFHEGFTPLVDAPDWDAAFKLEYVFPTGSFKDRGATTILSRAVELGVERVVEDSSGNAGAAIATYAARAGLEADIYVPADVAQSKLMAIQRAGARPVRIEGSRQEVTEACQAAVTGVSGGDNDGGATASDGESGGGGANDDGDDAPYQTGDGWYASHAWNPAFFAGTMTFAFELAAQRDWRAPEAVVLPIGHGTLFLGAYRGFTLLEEAGMIDRVPRLLGAQAAGYAPIVEALDGDPFGESDAESAIATGLRIDAPARQEEILEAIETTDGDAIALGDDPVEATLDRLHRDGFYVEPTCAVAAAALERYREDGILAPGADVVVPLTGSGLKTL is encoded by the coding sequence ATGGCCTCGAAACTCACCTGTCCCGCCTGCGAACGGACCTACGAGGCCGGCCCGGAGGAGCCCTGGCGCTGTGGCTGTGGCCACCCCCTCGAGTTCACCGAGCGGCCCTATCCCGAGGGCGACCCACTGCCGCTCTCACGGGTCGACACGAGCGACGGCCTCTGGACGTTCTTCGAGTTCCTGCCGATCGAACCGCACGTCACCTTCCACGAGGGATTTACCCCACTGGTCGACGCACCCGACTGGGACGCCGCGTTCAAACTCGAGTACGTCTTCCCGACGGGGTCGTTCAAGGACCGGGGCGCGACGACGATCCTCTCGCGTGCGGTCGAACTCGGCGTCGAGCGAGTGGTCGAAGACTCCTCGGGCAACGCGGGTGCGGCCATCGCCACCTACGCAGCGCGAGCGGGACTCGAAGCAGACATCTACGTCCCGGCGGACGTCGCCCAGTCGAAGCTGATGGCGATCCAGCGCGCCGGTGCCCGTCCGGTTCGGATCGAGGGGAGTCGGCAGGAGGTCACAGAGGCCTGTCAGGCGGCGGTCACTGGTGTGTCGGGCGGCGACAACGACGGCGGCGCAACGGCCAGCGATGGTGAATCGGGCGGCGGCGGAGCGAACGACGACGGGGACGACGCACCCTACCAGACCGGCGACGGCTGGTACGCGAGCCACGCGTGGAACCCGGCCTTTTTCGCGGGCACGATGACGTTCGCCTTCGAACTCGCCGCCCAGCGCGACTGGCGCGCACCCGAGGCGGTCGTCCTCCCGATCGGTCACGGAACGCTGTTTCTCGGCGCGTATCGCGGCTTCACGCTGCTCGAGGAAGCCGGCATGATCGACCGCGTCCCCCGGCTGCTGGGTGCACAGGCAGCCGGCTACGCACCGATCGTCGAGGCACTCGACGGCGACCCCTTCGGCGAGAGCGACGCCGAGAGCGCGATCGCGACTGGCCTCAGGATCGACGCGCCCGCCCGACAGGAAGAGATTCTCGAGGCGATCGAGACGACCGACGGCGACGCCATCGCGCTGGGCGACGACCCCGTCGAGGCGACACTCGACCGACTCCACCGCGACGGGTTCTACGTCGAACCGACCTGTGCGGTCGCCGCCGCCGCACTCGAACGCTACCGCGAGGACGGAATCCTCGCACCGGGTGCCGACGTCGTCGTCCCGCTGACCGGCAGCGGACTGAAAACGCTTTGA
- the argS gene encoding arginine--tRNA ligase encodes MFLSLRTEVETALEGALSTLGYPTDDLGIEEPPEDVESVLASSVAFRLASEAGAAPPQVAGEIAGEIDVDDLTYVAEIQTQGPYLNFLPSDAYFDETLVAATDEAYGHLTDRETSVVVEHTSANPTGPVHVGRARNPIIGDAVANLLAYAGYDVDRHYYVNDAGRQMAVFTWAYETFDEADLESEPERDRIEYDLVRYYRKGNAYLENASEAEVEEAEAEIESIMQGLEAGDEEAYERVSEVVDQVLSGMRECLERLPAEFDEFVKETRFMRNGDTDDLVDRLQALDEAVYDEDAWQLELENHGIDKNLVFLRSDGTSLYATRDIAHHEWKFEEYDRAVTVLGEDHKLQARQVETVLELLGTDTEDLEQVLYSYVNLPEGKMSTRRGTGVDLDDLLDEAIDRARQEVEDRLDDRIRDDDLDAADVERIAHQVGIGAVRYDVVSKQPTKAITFEWDRALDFEAQSAPYVQYVHARCCGILEEAGLDPDDDLAAQGLETAVDADLLETDAERDLLETIARFPAVVDEAAEDLEPHQIATYTREIADRFNGFYRECPVLADGVDDDLREARLALVAASKHAVANALAILGVAAPRSM; translated from the coding sequence ATGTTCCTGTCTCTACGCACGGAGGTCGAAACCGCCCTCGAGGGGGCGCTCTCGACCCTCGGGTACCCGACGGACGACCTCGGGATCGAAGAACCGCCGGAGGACGTCGAGAGCGTCCTCGCCTCGAGCGTGGCCTTCCGACTGGCGAGTGAGGCCGGCGCGGCGCCGCCGCAGGTCGCCGGCGAGATCGCAGGCGAGATCGACGTCGACGACCTGACCTACGTCGCCGAGATCCAGACGCAGGGTCCGTACCTCAACTTCCTGCCGAGTGACGCCTACTTCGACGAGACGCTCGTCGCGGCGACCGACGAGGCGTACGGTCACCTCACGGATCGGGAGACCTCCGTCGTCGTCGAGCACACGAGCGCCAACCCGACGGGGCCGGTCCACGTCGGCCGTGCGCGGAACCCGATCATCGGCGACGCCGTCGCCAATCTGCTCGCGTACGCCGGCTACGACGTGGATCGCCACTACTACGTCAACGACGCCGGCCGACAGATGGCCGTCTTCACGTGGGCCTACGAGACCTTCGACGAGGCAGACCTCGAGAGCGAGCCAGAACGCGACCGCATCGAGTACGACCTCGTGCGCTACTACCGCAAGGGGAACGCCTACCTCGAGAACGCCTCCGAGGCCGAGGTCGAGGAAGCCGAAGCCGAGATCGAGTCGATCATGCAGGGCCTCGAGGCGGGCGACGAGGAGGCCTACGAGCGGGTCAGCGAGGTCGTCGACCAGGTGCTCTCGGGGATGCGCGAGTGTCTCGAGCGCCTGCCCGCGGAGTTCGACGAGTTCGTCAAGGAGACCCGGTTCATGCGCAACGGCGACACCGACGACCTCGTCGACCGACTGCAGGCCCTCGACGAGGCGGTCTACGACGAGGACGCCTGGCAGCTCGAGCTGGAGAATCACGGGATCGACAAGAACCTCGTCTTCCTGCGCTCGGATGGTACCTCGCTGTACGCGACGCGCGATATCGCCCACCACGAGTGGAAATTCGAAGAGTACGACCGCGCCGTCACGGTGCTCGGCGAGGACCACAAACTGCAGGCCAGACAGGTCGAGACCGTCCTCGAGTTGCTGGGTACCGACACCGAGGACCTGGAGCAGGTACTGTACTCTTACGTCAACCTGCCCGAGGGGAAGATGTCGACTCGCCGCGGTACCGGCGTGGATCTGGACGACCTGCTCGACGAGGCCATCGACCGCGCCCGCCAGGAGGTCGAGGATCGACTGGACGACCGTATCCGCGACGACGACCTCGATGCGGCGGACGTCGAACGAATCGCGCATCAGGTCGGCATCGGCGCCGTCCGCTACGACGTCGTCTCGAAACAGCCAACCAAAGCGATCACCTTCGAGTGGGACCGCGCCCTCGACTTCGAAGCCCAGTCGGCTCCCTACGTCCAGTACGTCCACGCCCGCTGCTGTGGGATTCTCGAGGAAGCGGGGCTCGACCCCGACGACGACCTCGCAGCCCAGGGCCTCGAGACGGCCGTCGACGCCGACCTGCTCGAGACCGACGCCGAACGCGACCTGCTCGAGACGATCGCCCGGTTCCCCGCGGTCGTCGACGAGGCCGCCGAGGACCTAGAGCCGCATCAGATCGCGACCTACACCCGGGAGATCGCCGACCGGTTCAACGGCTTCTACCGCGAGTGTCCCGTGCTGGCAGACGGCGTCGACGACGACCTCCGGGAAGCCCGACTCGCCCTCGTGGCCGCCTCGAAACACGCGGTCGCGAACGCGCTCGCCATCCTCGGCGTAGCAGCGCCGCGCTCGATGTAA
- a CDS encoding NUDIX domain-containing protein produces MVSRPAEFCPRCGSALETITFDGRERANCPACDRVVWHNPVPCAGVAVVDGGGDETGRDGDRHTEPAVLCVKRGVPPGVGEWTIPGGHMEVGEEPAAAAARELEEETGISVDPDALEILDATNLPPRTGKHVVTIHYVVERSATTGVPSAGSDAMDARFFSPGEFDASDEAFRPIHEQRFRAAAARFE; encoded by the coding sequence ATGGTCAGCCGCCCGGCCGAGTTTTGCCCCCGCTGTGGTTCCGCTCTCGAGACGATCACGTTCGACGGACGCGAGCGCGCGAACTGTCCCGCCTGCGACCGCGTCGTCTGGCACAACCCGGTCCCCTGTGCGGGCGTCGCGGTCGTGGACGGCGGCGGGGACGAAACAGGGCGCGACGGCGATCGCCACACGGAGCCCGCCGTCCTCTGTGTCAAGCGCGGGGTTCCGCCGGGCGTCGGCGAGTGGACGATCCCCGGTGGCCACATGGAAGTCGGCGAGGAGCCGGCCGCGGCCGCCGCCCGCGAACTCGAGGAGGAAACCGGCATCTCGGTCGACCCCGACGCGCTCGAGATCCTCGACGCGACAAATCTTCCGCCGCGAACGGGGAAACACGTGGTGACGATCCACTACGTCGTCGAGCGGTCGGCGACCACCGGCGTTCCGTCGGCCGGCTCTGACGCGATGGACGCCCGCTTCTTCTCGCCGGGTGAGTTCGACGCGTCCGACGAGGCGTTCCGACCGATCCACGAGCAGCGATTCCGGGCAGCGGCAGCCCGGTTCGAGTGA